One Clavelina lepadiformis chromosome 1, kaClaLepa1.1, whole genome shotgun sequence genomic region harbors:
- the LOC143457198 gene encoding uncharacterized protein LOC143457198, whose amino-acid sequence MKKYTVYGVGLFIILLLAFHLLGDKFNQYKKSAKVSKPSNILQNGFSKTPFEGINVNDDPLLQNSFLNKKILQLVLLTHHASQPSFMSKSSKHDKNGTSIDFSYLFNELMAAVKVQNYFMYLTGCKEADKIQAEEVWHETQHTLFYSTNINNEDVLVEVTKPNMDVLVTAKCGFADSDHSQQNVDRCFLLKNRRILDEATLLMQLRHPNIAKIMGLCVQRKDTSKKHGTVTKAHGVTLAKEGGNFVQLEQLKSASWEERLKVAFDFLSLALYLTDTPLGNIRLEDWSADNFIVSAKDGKSKLNNLQQTIYSTEPFCKSNKDCLVNGLNCGIQCEKGKCVGYNEKKNLHELNQAILSPLLRYNVPQKLTDDVLKILSDLNNLKVSTSQAVMTLMHLLPSSQPGVKLAPQMMAHNAVEENNAGILSMKRFPDGSQVDSWEQHEMVVSINEVNLDLIDNVQHAVEIDPPVEIKPEKTVAFGFRKIENADYPGRYDYYCSHSKAEWGCVLSLPVVDEALQKCADDVKCKAVVTIPHLRKEGWIIAILKSDNSQPVDHAGTTVYVKAESSDSHSFEEMPPAVDVNMGPQKADCLNEVTSLQSKERSAFEAAMMKACGWPGFTGEQFSTMVEESKVEDATTFKPARGKLANGGQMNVMLNSQDTKRAALFLAKRGPDEFDLSQLAVYQLDQMLGLYKTIPAVERLLTAEELSDAGFPVDVGGNQFDKFRPLKQSDSSLLGVIVPQVNARITLEHHLSVPRLSGITNAVTPFSKKQLRDLEYLLLGYLASVPVPRKGHPNIQGRLIHIRTEEAFLHDSNEYMSYLYHCQFPSRVIATLRYAEKNRCDLGSQIRSRLADNNSPDISKVLKTNVRELLKLVDQCIAKFGRQEVLYDMSL is encoded by the exons ATGAAGAAATACACAGTTTATGGAGTAggattgtttattatattactgtTGGCATTCCACCTACTCGGTGATAAGTTTAACCAGTATAAAAAATCTGCCAAAGTTTCAAAACCAAGCAATATCTTACAGAATGGTTTTTCCAAAACTCCATTTGAAGGCATTAATGTAAATGATGATCCACTACTTCAAAATAGTTTcttgaacaaaaaaatactTCAACTGGTTCTGTTGACACATCATGCATCACAGCCAAGTTTCATGTCAAAGTCTTCAAAGCATGATAAAAATGGAACTTCAATAGATTTCAGCTATTTGTTTAATGAATTAATGGCTGCTGTGAAAGTCCAGAATTATTTCATGTATTTAACAGGTTGTAAAGAAGCAGATAAAATCCAG GCAGAAGAAGTTTGGCATGAGACGCAGCACACCTTATTCTATTCCACTAACATTAACAATGAAGATGTGCTGGTGGAGGTTACCAAACCTAACATGGATGTTTTAGTAACTGCCAAGTGTGGTTTTGCAGATTCTGATCATTCCCAACAGAATGTAGATCGATGCTTTCTACTCAAGAACag GCGAATTTTGGATGAAGCTACCCTACTTATGCAGTTAAGGCATCCTAATATTGCGAAGATAATGGGATTGTGTGTACAGCGTAAAGATACTAGCAAAAAGCATg GAACAGTGACAAAAGCCCATGGTGTAACTCTTGCAAAAGAAGGAGGTAATTTTGTACAACTGGAACAGCTGAAGTCCGCATCATGGGAGGAGAGACTAAAG gtAGCATTTGACTTCCTCAGTCTGGCTCTTTACCTGACTGACACTCCACTTGGAAACATTCGTCTGGAAGATTGGTCTGCAGATAACTTTATTGTCAGTGCAAAGGATGGAAAATCAAAGCTGAACAATCTTCAGCAAACCATTTATTCAACAGAACCATTTTGCAAATCAAATAAGGATTGCCTTGTTAATGGCTTAAACTGTG GTATACAATGTGAAAAAGGAAAATGTGTTGGATATAATGAGAAGAAAAATCTTCATGAATTAAACCAAGCTATTCTGTCGCCACTTTTGCGTTACAATGTTCCACAAAAGTTAActgatgatgttttaaagattCTCTCTGATCTTAACAACTTAAAGGTCTCAACTTCACAGGCAGTTATGACATTAATGCATTTACTACCATCCT CTCAACCTGGTGTAAAGTTAGCTCCCCAAATGATGGCTCACAATGCTGTTGAAGAAAACAATGCAGGGATTTTAAGCATGAAAAGATTTCCTGATGGATCCCAG GTTGATTCATGGGAACAACATGAGATGGTTGTGTCAATAAATGAAGTTAATCTAGACTTAATTGATAATGTGCAGCATGCCGTTGAAATAGACCCACCTGTAGAAATTAAGCCAGAAAAAACT GTTGCTTTTGGCTTTCGTAAGATAGAAAATGCAGATTATCCTGGTCGATATGACTACTACTGCTCTCATAGTAAGGCCGAATGGGGATGTGTTTTATCTTTACCAGTCGTGGATGAAGCCTTACAAAAATGTGCAGATGATGTTAAATGCAAGGCTGTAGTAACCATACCTCACTTAAGAAAAGAAG gTTGGATTATCGCAATTCTGAAGTCTGATAACAGTCAACCAGTAGACCATGCTGGGACAACTGTGTATGTTAAAGCAGAAAGTAGTGATAGCCACTCCTTTGAAGAAATGCCACCAGCAGTGGACGTTAACATG GGTCCACAAAAGGCTGACTGTTTAAATGAAGTAACCAGTCTGCAGTCAAAGGAGAGATCTGCATTCGAAGCCGCTATGATGAAAGCTTGTGGCTGGCCAG GTTTCACTGGTGAACAATTTTCGACAATGGTAGAAGAAAGCAAAGTTGAAGATGCAACAACCTTTAAACCAGCTCGGGGCAAACTGGCCAACGGTGGGCAGATGAATGTCATGTTAAACTCACAAGACACTAAGAGAGCTGCTTTATTTCTGGCAAAACGAGGCCCGGATGAATTCGATCTCTCTCAACTCGCTGTTTATCAACTGGACCAAATGCTTGGA CTTTACAAGACCATACCTGCGGTTGAAAGACTTCTTACAGCTGAAGAGTTATCGGATGCAGGATTCCCTGTTGATGTTGGTGGGAATCAATTTGACAAGTTTCGCCCACTCAAACAATCTGACAGTTCTTTGTTGGGAGTCATTGTTCCACAG GTAAATGCAAGAATTACTCTTGAACATCACCTGTCAGTACCGCGCTTGAGTGGAATAACAAACGCAGTAACTCCTTTCAGTAAAAAGCAACTCCGCGACCTTGAGTATCTTCTGCTTGGATATCTCGCTTCTGTACCTGTGCCAAGAAAAGGTCATCCAAACATTCAAG GTCGATTAATTCATATTCGAACGGAAGAGGCGTTTCTACATGATTCCAACGAGTACATGTCTTATCTATACCATTGTCAGTTTCCATCACGCGTTATTGCCACCCTACGCTATGCCGAAAAAAACCGTTGTGATCTGGGAAGTCAGATCAGGAGCCGATTGGCAGATAACAACTCACCAGACATTTCAAAGGTTTTAAAAACGAACGTTCGAGAACTTTTGAAATTGGTTGACCAATGTATCGCTAAGTTCGGGAGACAAGAGGTGCTATACGATATGTCACTGTAA